In Paenibacillus sp. BIC5C1, a genomic segment contains:
- a CDS encoding glycoside hydrolase family 76 protein has product MSKRKMVSLTLVISIILVTTMGATSGGKNRYADQAQWSQEKLHEYYWNDASKMMNNAYPSTPEGEKALNYWWKAHAVDALVDGFERTGDKAYTERAEELVRSIIARNGSLHNEFYDDMEWLALAGLRLYDATGSEEMKGYVMELWDDIKTAWWDDELGGMAWKKDQRYNRNACSSGPAAILAARLYEHFGDVRDLEWAKKIYEWEKQYLVNPQTGLVADGLVLKEDGTLDVNEAWIFTYNQGTFIGAGVELYRITGKKTYLKDAEKTAAGSLKTLTDEKTGIFKEDGDGDGALFKGILIRYMVELYEIGHNKSLKKAVYRNADALLKGSRDTGLFGQAWGKAPQNPLDLTAQLSGVFLLEGAAKLEAGKVGKPDKPEKP; this is encoded by the coding sequence ATGAGCAAAAGGAAAATGGTGAGCCTCACGCTGGTAATCAGCATTATTCTGGTCACCACCATGGGGGCAACAAGCGGTGGCAAGAATCGCTATGCCGATCAGGCGCAGTGGTCGCAAGAGAAGCTGCATGAGTACTACTGGAATGATGCATCCAAAATGATGAATAATGCTTATCCGTCAACACCAGAAGGTGAAAAGGCCTTGAATTACTGGTGGAAGGCTCATGCAGTCGATGCATTGGTGGACGGATTCGAACGTACAGGAGACAAAGCGTACACTGAACGTGCGGAAGAACTCGTTCGCAGTATCATTGCACGCAACGGTTCACTTCACAATGAATTCTACGATGATATGGAATGGCTCGCGCTCGCCGGGCTTCGTCTGTATGATGCAACAGGCAGTGAAGAGATGAAGGGATACGTAATGGAGCTGTGGGATGACATTAAGACCGCCTGGTGGGATGATGAGCTTGGCGGCATGGCTTGGAAAAAGGATCAGCGATATAACCGCAATGCGTGCTCCAGTGGGCCTGCCGCCATCTTGGCCGCAAGGCTGTATGAACATTTTGGCGATGTACGGGATCTGGAATGGGCCAAAAAAATATATGAATGGGAGAAACAATATCTGGTAAATCCGCAAACGGGCCTGGTAGCGGATGGTTTGGTGCTGAAGGAGGATGGCACACTGGATGTGAATGAAGCATGGATCTTCACATACAATCAAGGCACGTTTATCGGAGCGGGTGTTGAACTCTACCGGATAACAGGGAAGAAGACGTATTTGAAAGATGCCGAGAAAACGGCAGCAGGTTCTTTGAAGACCTTAACGGATGAGAAGACGGGCATATTTAAAGAGGATGGCGACGGCGACGGTGCGTTGTTTAAAGGCATCCTGATCCGCTACATGGTTGAGTTATATGAAATTGGACATAACAAAAGTCTGAAAAAGGCGGTTTACCGTAACGCCGATGCCTTGCTGAAAGGTAGCCGGGATACTGGCTTATTCGGTCAAGCTTGGGGCAAAGCACCCCAGAACCCACTCGATCTTACCGCTCAGCTCAGCGGCGTATTTCTGCTGGAAGGAGCGGCTAAGCTGGAAGCAGGCAAAGTGGGTAAGCCAGATAAACCGGAAAAACCGTAA
- a CDS encoding GxGYxYP domain-containing protein: MARRFTMLCLAFICAFSLTAGAASASETDVQVQTAKTDGSKHRELPSFKKPKHLDAADIYDAPGDIKLLLGTLQGIVNREQPRIYLIESQEEGKLTWLKDIKVPYTLHQDYWEVFSAYRSEVKGMIVYDPNVPDTINVATTLAGLKNAVVASPELAAKLSKAPYKLKIMDDLRGKFNNRIDAYTWQYENLWKKTNHQMLIGLDPDTAIRIPSGMPESFVTIAEEKQQIRDASNRDTYSLDLSSLLGKSSVYLRFDDAFTQDGWGPAVHEVTVKADGKEIANFIAGTPEEEQFLYDRQNSKVAEGEGGHRFADNGNYFVYEFTPPAGTQNLTVEVDMWNQYKVSAGNIRPLSAEQREPYAYLRDYAVANKAMVFWLDSNVPEQKALFEKIMSEVKPGTPYLGWFSNDVEGEFSSVEIASRYGVYVLAADWFSNLTVFSGTKPNLTPVKKSPRPALENKIYVTYTFTEGDNFQYNQHRMRVMWDDPARGKVPINWTSSPLLYEGAPAILNYYVNTATPNDLLIAGPSGAGYFYPEPWPDSSFRQFLQQTEKYMKKTGMTIPYVLNRVDSENVPLSPFKAKAYAQDYHAPGLFISYEDNYGVEIVDDSLPVSTIRGISTVQDGLQVLNEAKANWDGKSPLFVSLGLLAWSTTPSDALAITEELGTEFKVVRADDYFSLIRESYHLPPSK; the protein is encoded by the coding sequence ATGGCTCGTAGATTCACGATGCTCTGTTTAGCTTTCATATGCGCTTTTTCATTAACCGCCGGTGCAGCTTCAGCTTCGGAAACGGATGTACAGGTACAGACAGCTAAAACTGATGGGTCCAAACACCGTGAACTGCCAAGTTTCAAAAAGCCGAAACATTTGGATGCAGCCGACATCTATGATGCGCCAGGTGATATCAAATTGTTGCTGGGAACATTACAGGGAATCGTTAACAGAGAGCAACCCCGAATCTATCTGATTGAGTCCCAGGAAGAAGGAAAACTGACCTGGCTTAAGGACATCAAGGTACCTTACACGCTTCATCAGGATTATTGGGAAGTGTTCTCCGCTTATCGCAGCGAAGTCAAAGGCATGATTGTATATGATCCCAACGTACCTGATACGATCAACGTAGCAACCACGCTTGCAGGACTGAAGAATGCTGTGGTTGCCAGTCCCGAGTTAGCAGCCAAATTGTCCAAAGCTCCTTACAAATTGAAGATTATGGATGACCTGCGGGGTAAATTCAATAATCGGATAGATGCCTATACCTGGCAATATGAGAATCTGTGGAAGAAAACGAATCACCAGATGTTAATTGGACTCGATCCGGATACAGCGATTCGCATCCCATCCGGCATGCCTGAATCCTTCGTTACGATTGCGGAGGAGAAACAACAGATTCGAGATGCAAGCAACCGTGATACGTATTCCCTGGATCTTTCTTCACTCTTGGGAAAATCTTCGGTATATCTCCGATTTGATGACGCTTTTACTCAGGATGGCTGGGGGCCGGCTGTACATGAGGTTACGGTCAAGGCGGATGGAAAAGAGATCGCTAACTTCATCGCAGGAACACCGGAAGAAGAACAATTCCTGTATGATAGACAGAATTCCAAGGTTGCCGAAGGAGAAGGCGGCCATCGTTTTGCAGATAATGGCAATTATTTTGTGTATGAATTCACTCCTCCCGCAGGTACTCAGAACCTGACGGTTGAAGTGGACATGTGGAACCAGTATAAAGTATCCGCAGGCAATATCCGCCCTCTCTCCGCTGAGCAACGGGAGCCTTATGCATATTTAAGGGATTATGCAGTCGCTAATAAAGCGATGGTATTCTGGCTGGATTCCAATGTACCTGAGCAAAAAGCACTCTTCGAGAAGATCATGTCTGAAGTAAAACCCGGAACTCCCTACCTTGGCTGGTTCAGCAATGATGTCGAAGGTGAGTTCAGCTCCGTTGAGATTGCATCTCGATATGGTGTCTATGTTCTCGCAGCCGATTGGTTCAGCAACCTGACTGTTTTCTCGGGAACAAAACCGAATCTCACCCCGGTGAAAAAATCTCCGCGACCTGCGCTGGAGAACAAAATCTATGTAACGTATACCTTTACGGAAGGCGATAATTTCCAGTATAACCAGCATCGCATGCGTGTGATGTGGGATGATCCGGCCAGAGGAAAGGTTCCGATTAACTGGACCTCAAGCCCGCTTCTCTACGAAGGCGCACCAGCAATATTGAATTATTATGTGAACACTGCAACCCCGAATGACCTGCTGATCGCAGGACCGTCCGGTGCAGGATACTTCTATCCAGAGCCATGGCCCGACTCAAGCTTCCGGCAATTTTTGCAGCAGACCGAAAAATATATGAAAAAGACCGGCATGACCATCCCTTATGTGTTGAACCGTGTAGACAGCGAGAATGTACCTCTCTCGCCATTTAAAGCCAAGGCTTATGCACAGGATTATCATGCGCCCGGCTTATTCATCAGCTATGAAGACAACTATGGTGTGGAAATCGTTGACGATAGCCTGCCTGTGTCCACGATTCGTGGAATAAGTACGGTGCAGGACGGATTACAAGTGCTGAATGAAGCGAAAGCGAATTGGGATGGTAAGTCCCCATTGTTCGTTTCCCTTGGATTGCTTGCATGGAGCACGACTCCATCCGATGCACTGGCGATCACCGAAGAACTTGGAACAGAATTTAAGGTTGTCCGTGCTGATGACTACTTCTCCTTAATCCGAGAAAGCTACCACTTACCCCCTAGCAAGTAA
- a CDS encoding GntR family transcriptional regulator, translating to MSTNDRIPLYQQIQDYIRHVITQENMKPGDRIPTEKELMDQFQVSKITVANALTGLANEKLIARVPGKGSFVAEEADSASVTSTQATPMKGREGTLSTGMIGIIVPSIHDYFAIRLVEGIEQALREKGYRSMIMFTHGKVDKEKDVIKEMKALGAEGLLIFPVDEENYNEEILGMKLSGFPFVLMDRYLPGVETHYIAADGRRGTRLAVEHLWELGHRDIAICSDSPLQTVTVQERIEGYIEALKGKGALINPAHMITDFQPLSELKEAEAHPLYRYIQNRMVTAYVSLNGRLGVQIYQMAKQAGLQVPEDVSIVSFDDPTSIVEEFSIFTHVKQFERDMGYRAAAKLLEVLRGHGEAKSYSKMLIEPELVVRQTTGTVPRT from the coding sequence ATGAGTACAAATGATCGAATTCCACTGTATCAACAAATCCAGGACTATATCAGACATGTCATAACTCAAGAAAATATGAAACCCGGTGATCGCATACCAACAGAGAAGGAACTGATGGATCAGTTTCAGGTCAGTAAAATTACGGTTGCCAATGCCTTGACCGGACTAGCAAATGAAAAGTTAATTGCACGTGTGCCGGGGAAAGGCAGTTTTGTAGCTGAAGAAGCGGATAGTGCTTCTGTGACCTCAACGCAAGCGACCCCCATGAAAGGTAGAGAGGGGACACTATCTACAGGAATGATTGGCATCATTGTGCCATCCATCCATGATTACTTTGCCATTCGGCTCGTTGAGGGAATTGAGCAAGCCTTGCGTGAGAAAGGATATCGCAGCATGATCATGTTTACGCATGGCAAGGTGGATAAAGAGAAGGATGTCATCAAGGAAATGAAGGCGCTTGGTGCAGAAGGTCTGTTAATCTTTCCCGTCGATGAAGAAAACTACAACGAGGAGATCCTCGGCATGAAGCTCTCGGGTTTTCCTTTTGTACTAATGGATCGCTATTTGCCAGGGGTCGAGACACATTATATTGCGGCAGATGGGAGACGGGGCACGAGGCTAGCTGTGGAGCATCTATGGGAGCTGGGACACCGGGATATCGCTATTTGCTCCGATTCTCCCCTTCAGACAGTCACGGTTCAGGAGCGGATCGAAGGTTATATTGAGGCATTAAAAGGCAAAGGCGCGTTAATCAATCCTGCTCATATGATTACGGATTTTCAACCGTTAAGTGAACTTAAGGAAGCGGAAGCGCACCCTTTGTATCGATATATCCAAAATCGAATGGTCACAGCCTATGTTTCGCTTAACGGCAGGTTAGGTGTGCAAATCTATCAAATGGCCAAGCAAGCAGGGCTTCAAGTGCCTGAAGATGTGTCGATAGTAAGCTTCGATGATCCCACCTCAATCGTGGAGGAATTCAGTATATTTACCCATGTGAAGCAGTTTGAGCGGGATATGGGGTATCGGGCGGCTGCTAAATTACTTGAAGTATTACGTGGTCATGGGGAAGCGAAAAGTTATAGCAAAATGCTGATTGAACCCGAGCTGGTCGTACGTCAAACCACCGGAACGGTTCCTCGAACTTAA
- a CDS encoding alpha-mannosidase, giving the protein MPYEPIRPERLKQMLNKLREAIYEPIAELEVTAWVTPEPVPYEERTTGVKVTLKQGEQWGQLWDCAWFRFAGNLPAVTGNQTTVLLLDVNGELCLVDHEGSPIQGLTTINSEFDFSLGLPGKRVVQLHETSVNGQEVEVWADAGNNDLFGKYRGGTLKEALIAFCREDIRDIYYDTEVLLETAEQLHDGSARKERIYQTLYDISVQLIDFSKENVEQAKKRLNEQLTLQGGDPVLTLSAVGHAHIDLAWLWPIRETIRKGARTFSTVLRMMERYPDYVFGASQPQLYDWMKQHYPKLYEQIKERVREGRWEPQGAMWVESDTNVPGGESLVRQILYGKRYFQQEFGLEMKSLWMPDVFGYSASLPQLLKKSGVDYMMTQKLSWSEYNRHPHHSFLWEGIDGSAVLTHMPPEDTYNSPAAPRSIIKAEQGYLDKNVSSHALMLFGIGDGGGGPGEEHLERLTREKNLLGLSPVIQEPSWKFFERLNEERERFQTWRGELYLEKHQGTLTSQARSKRYNRKMEKALRELEFASVLVVSQLGKSYPSETLETIWKEVLLYQFHDILPGSSIKRVYDESLIRYAELLDQTENMINETYSHMADQISANIESSSSSSVVIFNSLPWERQEWINTNGSWRKVHVPSMGYTMVSDHVDQDAIDEIASCVQVVPGIQGSEFHVSAEERCVENDTFILKFDRNGAIISIRDKAEAREVIPQGHPGNALRVYHDEGDAWDFSHDYSAHTGMPLTLHDIRELREGPKVGLVFEYNHGESTLIQTVVLTEGSRRIDFETTVDWRENGKMLRTSFPVNIRTDQVHCEIQFGSLTRPTHRNTMWDFAKDEICAHQWIDLSEPNYGVALLNDCKYGHRAIDNVLGLNLLRSSSYPDPEADRAEHTFTYSLYPHQGNHVQAEIYRRGNELNIPLRPVSLSSVSAKQNSKLPYSKAFLQPEHPHIMVESVKKAEEGDDIIVRLYETSGTHATTALHLGFQVAEAWTTDLMENILSPVSIAGASEMALSFTPFEIITLRLKLGQL; this is encoded by the coding sequence ATGCCATACGAACCGATAAGGCCAGAACGGTTAAAACAGATGTTAAACAAACTTCGGGAAGCCATATATGAGCCGATTGCCGAATTGGAAGTGACGGCTTGGGTTACACCAGAGCCTGTACCTTACGAGGAACGGACGACTGGCGTAAAAGTGACACTCAAGCAAGGAGAACAATGGGGGCAGTTATGGGACTGTGCCTGGTTCCGTTTTGCAGGTAATCTTCCGGCAGTCACAGGTAACCAAACCACGGTCCTTTTGCTGGATGTCAACGGTGAGCTGTGTCTGGTTGACCATGAAGGATCACCTATCCAAGGATTGACGACGATTAACTCCGAATTTGATTTTTCATTAGGTCTGCCTGGGAAACGAGTCGTGCAGCTTCATGAGACTTCTGTAAATGGACAGGAAGTTGAAGTGTGGGCAGATGCAGGCAATAACGATCTGTTCGGCAAGTATCGGGGAGGGACGTTGAAAGAGGCACTCATCGCCTTCTGCAGGGAAGATATTCGGGATATCTATTACGATACCGAGGTGCTATTGGAGACCGCAGAGCAGCTTCATGACGGTTCCGCTCGGAAGGAGAGAATCTATCAGACGCTCTATGATATTTCGGTACAGTTAATTGATTTCTCGAAAGAGAATGTCGAGCAAGCGAAAAAACGACTAAATGAACAGCTAACCCTGCAGGGGGGCGATCCGGTCTTAACCCTAAGCGCTGTGGGCCATGCTCATATTGATTTGGCCTGGTTATGGCCGATCCGTGAAACGATCCGTAAAGGAGCTAGAACGTTCTCAACTGTGCTTCGCATGATGGAGCGTTATCCCGATTATGTGTTCGGAGCGAGCCAACCGCAGCTGTACGATTGGATGAAGCAGCATTATCCCAAGCTGTATGAGCAGATCAAGGAGCGTGTACGTGAAGGCAGATGGGAACCGCAAGGCGCCATGTGGGTAGAATCGGATACCAATGTGCCTGGTGGTGAATCACTCGTACGCCAGATTTTGTATGGCAAACGTTACTTCCAGCAGGAATTTGGCCTGGAAATGAAATCGCTCTGGATGCCTGATGTATTCGGCTACTCGGCCAGTTTGCCCCAGTTATTAAAAAAATCCGGTGTGGACTACATGATGACCCAGAAGCTCTCCTGGAGCGAGTACAACCGGCATCCGCATCATTCCTTTCTATGGGAGGGAATTGATGGTTCAGCGGTATTAACACATATGCCGCCAGAGGATACTTACAACAGTCCAGCAGCTCCGCGTTCAATCATCAAAGCTGAACAGGGGTATCTGGATAAAAATGTATCAAGCCATGCACTAATGCTCTTTGGTATAGGAGACGGAGGCGGAGGGCCTGGCGAAGAGCATTTGGAGCGGCTGACACGGGAGAAAAACCTGCTTGGTTTGTCCCCTGTTATACAGGAACCTTCTTGGAAATTTTTCGAACGACTCAATGAAGAACGTGAACGGTTCCAGACATGGCGCGGTGAGCTTTACCTGGAGAAGCATCAAGGAACCCTGACCAGTCAGGCGCGAAGCAAGCGGTATAACCGGAAGATGGAGAAAGCACTGCGAGAGTTGGAGTTCGCCTCCGTACTTGTGGTTTCACAGCTAGGCAAGTCTTATCCGTCCGAGACACTGGAAACGATATGGAAGGAAGTTCTCCTGTATCAGTTCCATGATATCCTTCCCGGGTCTTCCATCAAGCGTGTGTACGATGAGTCACTCATACGATATGCAGAACTTTTAGATCAGACGGAAAATATGATCAACGAAACCTACAGCCATATGGCAGACCAGATCTCTGCAAATATCGAATCCTCATCCAGCTCTTCCGTGGTGATATTCAATTCATTGCCTTGGGAGCGTCAGGAATGGATTAATACGAATGGAAGCTGGCGCAAGGTGCATGTTCCATCCATGGGATACACAATGGTATCAGATCATGTGGACCAGGATGCTATAGATGAGATTGCATCATGCGTTCAGGTAGTTCCGGGAATACAGGGGTCGGAATTTCACGTTTCCGCTGAAGAACGCTGTGTGGAGAACGACACATTCATCTTGAAGTTTGATCGGAATGGAGCCATCATCTCCATCCGGGACAAGGCTGAAGCTCGGGAAGTCATTCCGCAAGGTCATCCCGGAAATGCACTTCGTGTGTATCACGACGAAGGAGATGCTTGGGATTTCAGCCATGACTATTCCGCACATACAGGAATGCCATTAACGCTCCATGATATTCGCGAGCTTCGTGAGGGTCCAAAAGTCGGGCTGGTCTTCGAATATAACCATGGAGAATCCACTCTGATCCAGACCGTGGTTCTGACAGAAGGCAGCAGACGGATTGATTTCGAGACGACCGTGGATTGGAGAGAGAACGGGAAAATGCTTCGTACTTCATTCCCGGTGAATATTCGTACAGATCAGGTTCACTGTGAGATCCAATTTGGCAGTTTGACCAGACCGACTCATCGGAATACCATGTGGGACTTTGCCAAGGATGAGATATGTGCTCATCAGTGGATTGATTTATCGGAGCCGAATTATGGAGTCGCCTTGCTTAATGATTGTAAATATGGTCATAGAGCCATCGATAATGTGCTTGGTCTAAATTTGCTGCGAAGCAGCTCGTATCCTGATCCGGAAGCGGATCGTGCGGAGCATACGTTCACCTACTCGTTATATCCGCATCAAGGCAACCATGTTCAGGCTGAGATCTATCGAAGAGGTAATGAACTGAACATCCCGCTTCGTCCCGTTTCCTTATCATCTGTATCTGCGAAGCAGAACAGTAAGCTCCCGTATTCCAAAGCATTTCTTCAGCCGGAGCATCCGCACATCATGGTGGAATCCGTCAAAAAAGCCGAGGAGGGAGATGACATCATCGTCCGTCTTTATGAAACTTCGGGAACACATGCCACCACGGCATTACATCTTGGATTCCAGGTAGCAGAAGCGTGGACGACGGATCTTATGGAGAATATCCTTTCACCTGTTTCCATTGCAGGAGCATCCGAGATGGCTTTGTCCTTCACGCCATTTGAGATCATCACATTACGATTGAAGCTAGGACAGCTATAG
- a CDS encoding ABC transporter permease codes for MIKTRVSNNRLMKRIWQHKLFYLFMLPGIVWFFLFSYVPLYGIQVAFRDYNFVGGFTGSPWAGLKYFQQFFNYYQSGDIIRNTIIISLMKLLIGFPMPIILALLLNEVRMIKFKKTVQTLSYLPYFVSWIVVVTLMQRLLTPYGGPVNDLLGSFGAESIQFLNNPTWFYQMIVGSDIWKNIGWNSIIFMAAIAGIDQQLYEAAKMDGAGRFRQMWHVSLPGIRNVAIILFILAVGSLMSAGYEQLLLLNGPATANLGSVLDVHAINSGIREGRLSYAAAVGLFQSVIALILVVTVNRIARKVSDVSLF; via the coding sequence GTGATCAAGACACGAGTGAGCAACAATCGATTGATGAAGCGAATCTGGCAGCATAAACTCTTTTATTTGTTTATGCTGCCCGGAATCGTCTGGTTTTTCCTGTTCTCCTATGTACCACTATATGGAATTCAGGTCGCTTTTAGGGATTACAATTTCGTTGGCGGATTCACCGGAAGTCCATGGGCAGGTCTTAAGTACTTTCAACAGTTCTTCAATTACTACCAATCCGGTGACATCATCCGTAACACGATTATCATCAGTCTCATGAAATTGCTAATTGGCTTTCCGATGCCTATCATTCTTGCACTCCTCTTAAATGAAGTACGAATGATCAAATTCAAAAAGACGGTTCAGACCCTTTCCTACTTGCCTTATTTCGTATCCTGGATCGTTGTGGTTACGCTGATGCAACGGCTCCTAACGCCGTATGGGGGGCCAGTCAATGACTTATTGGGTTCATTTGGAGCGGAGTCAATTCAGTTCCTGAACAATCCAACATGGTTCTATCAGATGATCGTCGGTTCAGACATCTGGAAGAATATCGGTTGGAATTCCATTATCTTTATGGCCGCCATTGCGGGTATTGATCAGCAGCTTTACGAAGCTGCCAAAATGGATGGTGCAGGACGCTTCAGACAGATGTGGCATGTGTCGCTTCCAGGTATCCGCAATGTAGCTATCATATTATTCATACTCGCTGTGGGCAGTCTGATGAGCGCAGGTTATGAACAACTGCTGCTCCTGAATGGACCAGCAACCGCAAACCTGGGCAGTGTACTGGACGTGCATGCCATTAACTCAGGGATTCGAGAGGGGCGTCTCAGTTATGCTGCAGCTGTCGGACTATTCCAAAGTGTTATTGCACTCATTCTGGTTGTAACCGTTAATCGCATCGCCCGCAAAGTCAGTGATGTATCCCTGTTCTAA
- a CDS encoding carbohydrate ABC transporter permease yields the protein MERKWSLFSVLNYIFLALVGFSMIYPFIYILAYSLNDGKDSMQGAIYFLPRQFTLDNYAQVFDNARIWKAYQITIMRTVLGTFLHVVLCTLMAYALSKKTLPGRSFFTFYIFLPTIFSAGFIPFFITLQKLHLINSFWVYVLPLLFNFMHIIIIRTFLQGIPEELEESARIDGYGDFQIFVRIILPLSGPVLATISLFIGVAHWNDWFSGAYYVSNKDLIPVQTLLQEMLTEAEALSNSMQRAAQQGGQTVGGVGGAGATPESLRMALLVITVFPILCIYPFLQRYFVKGVMIGSVKG from the coding sequence ATGGAACGAAAATGGTCCTTATTCTCGGTACTTAACTATATCTTTCTCGCTTTGGTTGGATTCTCGATGATTTACCCGTTTATATATATCTTGGCTTATTCACTGAACGACGGTAAGGATTCGATGCAAGGTGCGATTTATTTTCTTCCCCGCCAATTCACGTTGGATAACTACGCCCAGGTATTCGATAACGCACGGATCTGGAAGGCATATCAAATTACGATTATGCGTACCGTGCTGGGTACGTTCCTCCACGTTGTATTGTGTACACTCATGGCCTATGCACTTTCCAAAAAAACGTTGCCAGGTCGCTCCTTTTTCACCTTTTACATCTTTTTGCCCACGATTTTTAGTGCAGGATTCATCCCGTTCTTCATTACGCTTCAAAAACTGCATCTGATTAATAGTTTCTGGGTGTACGTTTTACCCTTGTTGTTCAACTTCATGCACATCATCATTATTCGGACATTCCTGCAAGGCATACCGGAGGAACTGGAGGAATCGGCGCGTATTGACGGGTATGGTGATTTTCAAATTTTTGTACGCATCATTTTGCCTCTTTCCGGGCCAGTACTTGCAACAATCTCGCTTTTTATCGGGGTAGCCCACTGGAATGACTGGTTCTCGGGCGCTTATTACGTCTCGAACAAAGATTTGATTCCGGTGCAGACTCTACTGCAAGAAATGCTGACGGAAGCAGAGGCGTTATCCAATTCGATGCAGCGTGCAGCACAGCAGGGTGGACAGACGGTTGGTGGTGTCGGTGGAGCAGGAGCAACACCTGAATCGCTTCGAATGGCCTTGCTTGTCATTACGGTTTTCCCGATCTTATGTATATATCCGTTTCTGCAACGATATTTCGTGAAGGGGGTAATGATTGGTTCGGTTAAAGGGTAG
- a CDS encoding extracellular solute-binding protein, whose amino-acid sequence MNRIWSKGVSILLVSIMVGGLLSGCTNSSGNGEGAEGENGNKLKILHNWNGSGGSDNGITPVEEVIKEKTGVTLEWEYTKGSETEKVNQIFATQDLPDIYTGPAWGGELDGIIKAAKEGQLVDISDKLGDYPNLAKSIAKENVPPALYEKAIDAYDGKKYLLLQNQPATNEDGMDWLYGFYVRKDIAEKVGVDPQSVVTKEDFYNFLQKIKDANLKESGQPVFPLGGFSNGWSVGIGNTMFYSGAGYVDKGDGTVEHNFFTKGYEEYTLFYRKLVAEGLMDPEAFTQTDPIAKEKINQGRIAILAAHYPAILDASKEYVTSHPGSDYIPIGPLERADVDPSRPVDLGIQGNNVTAITSSCKGACVDAALKFLDYMASDEGFMLARYGVQGVHWDMKDGKPVPNKEWFDKFTADQSGKVRKNEGISIGLESITGLDRINSAAGGDIWADQERLDAMENARKILRPNGIHVITAYNPGDVITKSPEWEMLKPSMDRMGDAWKEAIFAKSDEAALSIINDLREQLRKTGYDQAMQFTNENLKGKEVVTVQMPN is encoded by the coding sequence TTGAACAGGATTTGGTCGAAAGGCGTATCCATCTTGCTCGTGTCCATCATGGTTGGAGGTTTGCTGAGCGGTTGCACGAATTCATCAGGGAACGGGGAAGGCGCAGAAGGCGAGAACGGAAATAAACTCAAAATCTTGCACAACTGGAATGGCTCAGGCGGATCGGATAATGGGATAACCCCTGTCGAGGAAGTCATCAAAGAGAAAACGGGTGTCACTTTAGAGTGGGAATATACGAAAGGCAGCGAGACGGAGAAAGTAAACCAGATTTTCGCCACACAGGATTTGCCGGACATTTACACCGGACCTGCATGGGGCGGCGAGCTGGACGGGATCATCAAGGCTGCCAAAGAAGGACAGCTGGTCGATATATCCGATAAATTGGGAGATTACCCGAACCTGGCGAAATCCATTGCGAAAGAGAATGTGCCACCAGCGTTATATGAAAAAGCAATAGATGCGTATGACGGCAAGAAATATTTACTTTTACAAAATCAGCCCGCAACGAACGAAGACGGCATGGATTGGCTGTATGGCTTCTACGTTCGTAAAGACATTGCCGAGAAAGTCGGCGTGGATCCTCAGTCTGTCGTGACGAAGGAAGACTTCTATAATTTTCTCCAAAAAATCAAAGATGCCAACCTGAAGGAGAGCGGTCAGCCGGTGTTTCCACTGGGGGGATTTAGTAACGGATGGTCCGTAGGCATCGGAAACACGATGTTCTATTCGGGAGCAGGCTATGTAGACAAAGGTGACGGAACGGTAGAACATAACTTTTTCACCAAAGGATACGAAGAATATACGCTGTTCTATCGTAAACTGGTTGCAGAAGGGTTGATGGACCCTGAAGCCTTTACTCAGACGGATCCTATTGCCAAAGAAAAAATTAATCAAGGACGCATTGCTATCCTTGCCGCACATTATCCGGCCATTTTGGACGCCTCCAAAGAATATGTTACTTCACATCCTGGGAGCGATTACATCCCGATCGGACCATTGGAGCGGGCAGATGTTGACCCGAGCCGGCCTGTTGATCTAGGCATTCAAGGAAACAACGTAACGGCTATCACCAGTAGTTGCAAGGGTGCGTGTGTAGATGCGGCGCTCAAGTTTCTCGATTACATGGCTTCTGACGAAGGCTTCATGCTGGCCCGGTACGGAGTCCAAGGGGTTCATTGGGATATGAAGGATGGTAAACCTGTACCGAATAAAGAATGGTTTGATAAGTTTACCGCAGATCAATCCGGTAAAGTTCGCAAAAACGAGGGCATTTCCATTGGTCTGGAATCGATCACAGGGCTTGACCGCATCAATTCGGCAGCAGGCGGCGACATCTGGGCAGACCAGGAAAGACTCGATGCCATGGAAAATGCCCGGAAAATCCTGCGTCCAAACGGCATTCATGTGATCACAGCCTATAACCCGGGCGATGTGATTACCAAATCACCGGAATGGGAAATGTTGAAGCCTTCCATGGATCGGATGGGAGATGCCTGGAAGGAGGCTATTTTCGCCAAATCGGATGAAGCGGCCCTCAGCATTATTAACGACCTTAGGGAACAGCTTCGGAAGACTGGATACGATCAAGCGATGCAGTTCACCAATGAGAACCTGAAAGGAAAAGAAGTAGTAACTGTTCAAATGCCGAACTGA